The segment GCCTATCCTCCCGACGACCCTTATCCGCCGGGGTTGCTGCGCACGCCCCCCCGCCCGGCGGCCGTGCTCATCCCCTTTGTACGCCATCAGGAGCGCTGGCACCTGCTGTTCATCCATCGGGCCGAAAACCCCCACGATCCGCACAGCGGCCAGGTATCCTTCCCCGGCGGGCGCAGCGAAGACGGTGAACGCCCCCCTGAGACTGCCCTCCGGGAGACCGAAGAAGAATTGGGGATTTCGCCCCGGATGGTGCGCCTGCTGGGCGAGATGCCCCACCAGCGCACCATCTCCAACTACTGGATCACCCCTCTGGTGGGGGTGCTGTCCTGGCCGGTGCCCCTGCAGCCGGCCGCCGCCGAGGTCACCCGCGTTTTTCTTATACCGCTGGCGTGGCTGGCCGATCCCGCCAACCGCGAAATTCGGCTACGCGAAACCCCTGCCGGACTCCCGCCTTTCCCCATTGTGTACTATCGCCCTTACCAGGGGGAGATCATCTGGGGCGCCACAGCCCGCATGGTGCTCCGCCTGCTCGACATCCTGCGCGGGCAGGGGCAACGCCCCACCCTGGCCCCCTTCCAAAATTGACCCCAAAAACACACCGCCCCGGAAGGACACCGGGGCGGTACAGAGACAAAAGCCAAAGAGGTAGAAAAACGGCCCCTATTCCTCTTCCTCCTCTTCTTTCTTCCCCTTCTCGATGACCTCAGGCTCGGCGCCGATTTCTTCCACCGTCTCCGCGCCTTCCACCTCTTCCTCGGTGCGCGGCGCCGTGGCCACCACAATGGCCTCATCAGGATCGGCCATGACCTTCACCGAGGGAGGCAGCACCAGATCGGCCACGGTGATCATATCGCCGATCTCTTCCAACCGACCGAGGTCGATCACAATGCGCTCGGGCAAATCGCCGGGCAACGCCTCGACCTCCAGCACATCCAGGCTCTGCACCAACACGGCGCCATAATTCTTCACCGCCGGCGCTTCGCCTTCCAGTTCGATGGGCACCTCAGCCCAGATGGTCTCGGTCATCGAGACCGCCTGGAAGTCCACGTGCAACAGGGTGCCTTTGATGAAATCTTTCTGCTTCTCGCGCACCAGCACCGGCAAGGTCTGGCCTTCCAGTTCCAGGTCCAGAATTTCGGAACCCGTGGCGCCACGGAGCACTTTGGCCGCCTCTTTGTAATCCAACATCACAGGGATGGGCTCCTCGAGCACCTTGCCGTACACCACGCCGGGCAACTTGCCCTGCCGGCGCAACTGCTTGACCTTCTTGCCGGTCACGGTTCGTCGTTCGGCCTTCAACAACGGTCGTTCGCTCATGCTTCCCTTCCTCGGGCGCCTCTCACCCGCCAAAGCGGGTTACCTTCGCCCTTTGGTTGAAATCTGGCCCCATGCGGAGCCGCCCCATTGTATTCGGGAAGGCCGATTTCGTCAATGGCACCCCGTCACTTCTCGTCCGCAAACACGATGCGCTCCCCTTCCAGGGCAGCGATTTGCGCCAAGCTTTCCACCGGCACACCCAGGGCGGCCAACTTGTCCCGCCCGCCCTCAAAGGTTTTCTCGATGACCGTGCCAATGCCCACCACCTGAGCCCCGGCCGCCTCGGTCAGGCGCACCAGGCCCAGCAAAGTCTCGCCAGTGGCCAGAAAATCGTCGATGATCAGCACCCGGTCGTGGGCGTGGATGTATTCGGGCGAAATCATCAACTCCACCGTGCGGCCCTTGGTGTGCGAGGGCGTCAGGGTGAGGAACACCGTGTCGGGCATGGTCACGGGCTTGTGTTTGCGGGCAAAAACCATGGGCAGGTGGAGATAGTAGGCGGTGGCAAAAGCGGGGGTGATGCCCGAAATTTCGGCCGTGAGCACCTTGGTGGCCTGCACATGGGCAAAGCGCCGCGCCAACTCGGCCCCACAGGCCATGATGAGGTGGGGGTCCACCTGGTGGTTGAGGAAACTGTCCACCTTCAAAATGCCCCGGCCCAGATGACGGCCTTCCCTGCGAATGCGCTCTTTCAAAATCTTCATGGGAACCGAACCTCCTCCAGGGGGATGCTGCCCCCATGGGCACGGCCAGCCCCAAAAATCCGGTCCGGATCCCCAGAGGAGAAAGCCGCACCCGAAGGGGGATAAAACGAACCCCAGGGAGCGTGCTCCCTGGGGCGGGTATCCCTCAATCGATCAAATCCACGCGCTCCAGGCCCTGCGCCAGTTCCAGCCGCAAGCGGACATAGGATTGATAGCGCTCTGGGTGAATCCGGCCCTCCTCCACCGCGCGGCGCACGGCGCACCCCGGCTCGTGTATGTGCGTACAATCGCTGAACTCGCACTCCGCCACCAAATCACGCATCTCAGGAAAGTAAGCGTCCAACTCCTCCGGTTCCACATCCCAGAGCGAAAAGGCCTTCAAGCCCGGGGTGTCGGCCACATAGCCGCCCCCCTCCAGAGGGAACATCTCGCGCACCACGGTCGTATGCCGCCCCTCGCCGGTGGCGCGGCTCACCTCACGCACCACCAGCCCCAGGCCAGGCTGAATGGCGTTGAGCAAACTGGACTTGCCCACCCCCGAGGGCCCGGCCAGGGCCGAGATTTTCTGCTGCAAGCGCGCTTTCAGGTCCTCCAGCCCCTGCCCGGTGACCACCGAGGTGTAGAGCACCGGATAGCCGATTTCGGCGTAGCGTGCAAACAGGGCCTGGGCCTGCTCCATGGGCACCAGGTCCACTTTGTTCGCCACGATGAGGGCCGGGATTTCCTGCTTCTCGGCCACCACCAGAAAGCGGTCCAACATGCGCAATTTGGGCTGGGGGTTGGCGCAGGCAAAGACGAACACCACCTGATCCGGGTTGGCGATGATGACCTGCTCGTACTCCCCGCGCGGGCCGGGGGCCATGCGCGAGAGAGCGCGTTGCCGGGGCTCGATTTTTTCAATCAAGCCCGTGCCGTCGGGCAACCGCCGAAACTGCACCCAATCGCCCACGGCCACCAAATCACCCCGCCGCGGGCCCCGCTTGAGTTTTCCCCGCAGACGACACATGATCGGCTCGTGCTCCGCCTTCCCCTCAGGATGGACGGCGTAGAATCCAGCCTGACTTCGGACCACCAAACCGCGCTCCAGGTTCGTCGCTCCAGTCATGCGCTTCTCCTCCTCACGGCTGAGGCGTGGGGGTGCCTTCCTCCGGCGTCGGCGTGGGGGTGATGCCGATGGCCGATTCCCAGGGATACCGGGTCCGCGGGCGACCGTAGAAGTAAATCTCCACCACGCGACGAAAGATGGGCGCGGCCACATCCGCCCCTTCGCCGCCGTATTCCACCAGCACGGCCACGGCGATGTCGGGTTTGTCCTCCCGCTGCGCATCGGTGAACCCGGCGAACCAGGCATGCGGGGTGCCCGAGGGGTTGGAGGCGGTCCCTGTCTTCCCGTACACCGGGATGGAAAAGGCGCTAAAGGTGCGCCAGGCCGTGCCGCGGGGGTTGTGGGTGACCAGCCACATGGCCTGCCGGATGATGGCCAAGTTTTCCGGCGAGATGGGCAGGGTGTTCAACACCTGCGGCTCGAAAGCCTGCACCACCTTCCCCTCCGTATCCACCACTCGCTCGACCAACTGCGGGCGGTGCAGCGTGCCGCCGTTGCCGATGGCCGCCATGTAGTTGGCCACCTGGAGCGGCGTCACCAGGGTCTTGCCCTGGCCAATGGCCTGCTGCAACGCCTCACGCTCGTCAGGCGGGTCCACAATCTGCCCGGACGCCTCCTCGATTTCGATGCCCGTGGGCTGCCCCAGACCAAAGGCGCGGGCCATGTCCGTGACCGCCGTGCCCGAAACATTACGCCACAGGTCCAGACCGACATGCCAGAAGTAGGGGTTGCAGGAACGCATCAGCCCTTCGGGGAGGGTGAGCAGGCCGCTGGGGGGGAAATCGTGCTCGTAGGTCCAGTCGTAGAGCGTCAGGCCGGGCAATTCGGTGAACTCATGCCCGCAGTTGTAGGTGGTGTCGGCGCTGTACCGTTCGCTTTCCAGCGCCGCGGCCATGGTGATCACCTTGAAAACCGAACCGGGGGGGTACTGCCCCACAGTGGCGCGATTCAACAGCGGGCGATAGGGATTGTTCAACAGGTTTTGCAGCAAGGCCTGGCTGTTGAAGTTATCGGGGTTGAAAGCGTTGGGGTCAAAAGCGGGGTTGGAGGCCAGAGCAAGAACCCGTCCGGTGTCCCGCTCCAGCGCCACAATCGCCCCGGCGAAAGTGCGCAAAGCCAACTGCACCTGCCGCTGCAGGTCCATATCCAGCGTGCTGTAGATAGCGTAAGGCGGCTTGGCCTCGGCGGTCGCCAGGGGGCTGAACACCTTGCCGTCCGGGTCCACCACATACAGGGTGCCCCCGCCTTTCCCGGCCAGGTAGGCTTCGCCCCAGGCCTCCAGCCCCATTCGGCCCACCCGGGCGCCGATGGAATACCCTTTGCGCCGGTACTCATCCACCTCCTCGGGCTGCAAGGCGCTCACATACCCCACGGCGTGGGGCGCGATGCTGTTGCCCGGATAATACCGCCCCTGATAGCGCCGCAACACCACCCCCGCATAGCCAGCCAACTGGTCGTAGTAGCGATCGGCGGTCTCGGCCGGCACCTCGGCGATGGGGATGTACCAGCCCGGCGGCTTGTCGGCGTACATGTCACGGATGTAATTGGCCCGGATGCCGGTCACCAGACTCAAGAGCCGCAGCAGGCTATCCTCCTGCTCCGGATCGATTTGCCCGGGGAACACCCCGATGGCCATGGCCTCTTGCTGCGTGGCCAGAACCTCGCCGTTGCGGTCCAGGATCTCCCCCCGCGCCGGCATTTGAATGTAAAGAGCCAGGTTGTTCCCACCCTGCAATTCGGGCAACAGCATGGCCGGGTCCCAGGCAATCTTCCAGACGCCGTCCTCCCAGCGGAAATGGGCCGTCACCTCACGGGTCAGATCGCCGACCACGCTGCTGTGCCAGGTGAGGCGGTACACCACCTGGGCCGTATCCGGCCCGACAAAGGTGGACAAGAGAGTGTAATCCACCCCTTGCAGCGCGGCTTCCAGAGCCAGATTGCGGACATACTCGGTAAACGCGTCCTCGGTGACGGCGTCGCGGCTCAACAAAGTGAGCGAAGCGTACATCGCCGCATAGTCGCCTGTGGCCCAGGCGTCGAGAAACGCCTTGAGCGCATCTTCCGGCGCAGGGCGCTGCGTCACTTCCACCTGCGGCGCGGGGAGCGTGGGCGCCTGCCCCGAGATCGTAGGCGACACAGCGCCCGCGGAGGGACGGCACGCCCCCAACGCTGCCAGCAGTAGCGCCCCCAACCAAAGCCACCTTGCCTTGCGTACATCCATGGTCTTCCTCACTCGTGGCGAAAGGCAAGCCACCCGGTGCCAGAACACCCATCCGGCGGGATCTCAGACGGGGAACACCCGCTCATGGATGGGACAATTGTACCCGAAGGCACGCTGACATTGAAGCGCAACCTGGTGGCGGGGCGGGCCTAACAACGCCGCCAGGCCCTGAGCCAGATGACACAGAGGAAGCCCCACCACATTGGCGTAACACCCCTCGATGCGCTCCACAGGGTGGAAATCCTGATTCTGGATGGCGTACGCCCCGGCTTTGTCCATGGGGTCTCCGCTGGCGATGTAGGCTTCCAATTCGGCGTCGCTCATCGCGCGCATGAACACCCGGGTGCCCACCACAGTGCTCCACAAAGCCTCGTCGGCCGGGCGATAGACCGCCACCCCGCTGAGCACCTGATGCGGACGACCGCGCAGGGCCTCCAGCATGTGTCGCGCCTCGACCCCATCACGGGGTTTGCCCAGCACGCGCCCCTGAAAGACCACCGCCGTATCCCCGCCCACCACCACCCATCCCGCAGGCGCCCCGATGGCACCGGCCCGCGCCTTCTGCTCGGCCAGACGACGCACATAACGCGCCGGGGATTCCTCGGGGAGCCGCCGCTCGTCCACATCCACGGCCCGGCCCACCACCGGAAACCCCAGCCAGGTCACCAGGTCTCGCCGTCGCGGCGAGCCTGAGGCCAACACAATGCCTGCTGCCTGGTGCATGCTTCCTTCCCTCGCTCGGATGGGCTTAACGAACACAGGGCGCAGAAACCGCCTCCCGACGGCGCCTGGCCCTGTGTTGGTTACGGCGTTGCCGGCTTACTGATGATGCACATGCCCGTGGGCAAGTTCCTCAGGGGTGGCTTCGCGGATGCCGACCACCTTGATCTGGAAATGCAACTCCTTGCCCGCCAGGGGATGGTTGAAGTTCAGGCGCACCGTCTCTTCACCCACCTCTTCGATGAAGGCATCGAACACCTGCCCATTCGGATCCCGCAGTTGGATCCCTACCCCAGGCTCCAGAGGAATCTCCGGGGGGAATTCGCCTTTGGGGACCTCCATGAAGGCCTCAGGGTTGGGTTGACCATAGCCTTCTTCCGGGGGGATGGTCACTTCTTTGCTCTCGCCCACGGCCATACCGTAAAGTTCCTTTTCCAAACCGGGGATGATGTGCCCCTGGCCCTGGATAAAGTCAATGGGTCCGTGGCCCTCGGAGGAGTCGATCACCTCACCATTGACCTTCAAGGTGTACTCCAAAGAGACCACATCGTTGTCACGAATCATGCGTTTTTCCTCACTCATTCTTTTCTCCTTCAGGTGAATAAAACTTTGCGCCCGGAAGAAGGTCGGGCAGTCCCCCAAAGCACGCTTTGGTCCCTTCCTGCACACGACTTGCTCCGGTAGTCCAAGTGTAACACAAAAGCCAGGCAAAAGTCAGGTTTTGCGCCCGGTTCGTCCTTCGCGCGCCTTGACAAGGTGGCTTTCCCCATGGTAGGATGCCCTCACCTATGGAGAGACCTGTGGAAGCACCTTCCGGGCAAACCGGGCAAGAAAAGCCCCGCTTAGGCTGGCTCGAATGGGTGGCCCAACTGGGGCTGCTCGATTTCGTCGTCCGAGCCGGCAGCCATATCTTGCTGGTGTTGCTCATTGCCCTGGTGGCCTGGGGGCTGCGCCGGGCCGACCTGGATCAACTGTTGCGCCAGGGAGCCGCCCAGGCGGCGCAGGCAGCCGTCGAAAGCCGCCCCACCCCCACACCGACGACCATAGCCTCCTCCTGGGATACCCTTCCTCCTCTGCCCACACCGCTCCCCAGCGGGGTGACGCGCGCGGCCCTGCTGCACACCATCATCCCTTCCCGCCCCCGCTATGAGATCATCGAATACACCGTGCAGCCGGGCGACACAGTCTTTGGCATTGCCGAAAAATTCGGCCTCAAGCCCGAAACCATCCTCTGGGGCAACTACGATGTGCTGACCGACGATCCCCACCGCTTGCGTCCCGGTCAGGTGCTGCGCATCCTCCCGGTAGACGGCACCTATTACGAATGGCATGCCGGGGACAACTTCCGCGCTGTCGCCAAATACTTTGGCGTGGACCCACAGGTCATTGTGGACTTCCCCGGCAACCATCTCGACCCCGACACCTTTGACATCGACCACCCCAACCTGAAACCCGGCACCCCGTTGATCATCCCCGGCGGGCAACGCCAGTTCGTTTCCTGGAGCGCCCCTCAGATCACCCGCGAGAACCCCGCCGTGGCCAGCATCCTGGGCCCGGGGGCCTGTGGCGAAGTGTACGAAGGGCCTATTGGCACGGGCACCTTCATCTGGCCGACCACCCTGCACTATCTCTCGGGCTACGACTACTCGCCAGCCATCAACCACTTCGGCATCGACATCGCCGGGAAGACGGGCTACCCCGTCTATGCCGTGGACAACGGCGTGGTGGTGTACGCCGGCTGGAACGATTGGGGCTACGGCAATGTGGTGGTCATCGATCACGGCAACGGCTGGCAATCGCTTTACGCCCACCTGAGCGTCATCCGGGTCGCCTGCGGCCAGCCTGTCTACCAGGGCGACATCATCGGCAACATCGGCAGCACCGGACGCTCCAGCGGCCCCCACCTGCACTTCGAGTTACGGCACGCCAAATACGGCAAGGTCAATCCGTGGAATTTCCTGCCGTAAACTCTTGCCAAAGCCGGGCATCTCGGCTATAATTTGGCCCGCACGGGCGCGTAGCTCAGCTGGTTAGAGCGCGTCACTCACATTGACGAGGTCAGGGGTTCAAGTCCCTTCGCGCCCACCAAGCCCCCGAGACATCGGGGGCTTTCTTTTTTTCTACCCCTTGCCACCCTGGGCGAAATCCTCTATCATTCCCTGAGAGGGCTCCTCAAAACCCTCGCGAAAAGGCGGCAAGGCCGGCGCCCTTCCAATGCGCCATGCATTCCCAAAGGAGGAATTTCCATGAGCAAAACCTGGTTTGCCTGGCTCGTCCTGGCCCTCGGCGTCACGGTAGGCTGCTCCCTGCTGGGCGAGGTGGGAAAAAACACCCCTGCACCCACCTCCACCCGATCGGCTCCCGCGGCCACCGTGCTC is part of the Anaerolineae bacterium genome and harbors:
- a CDS encoding 50S ribosomal protein L25, translated to MSERPLLKAERRTVTGKKVKQLRRQGKLPGVVYGKVLEEPIPVMLDYKEAAKVLRGATGSEILDLELEGQTLPVLVREKQKDFIKGTLLHVDFQAVSMTETIWAEVPIELEGEAPAVKNYGAVLVQSLDVLEVEALPGDLPERIVIDLGRLEEIGDMITVADLVLPPSVKVMADPDEAIVVATAPRTEEEVEGAETVEEIGAEPEVIEKGKKEEEEEE
- the rsgA gene encoding ribosome small subunit-dependent GTPase A — protein: MTGATNLERGLVVRSQAGFYAVHPEGKAEHEPIMCRLRGKLKRGPRRGDLVAVGDWVQFRRLPDGTGLIEKIEPRQRALSRMAPGPRGEYEQVIIANPDQVVFVFACANPQPKLRMLDRFLVVAEKQEIPALIVANKVDLVPMEQAQALFARYAEIGYPVLYTSVVTGQGLEDLKARLQQKISALAGPSGVGKSSLLNAIQPGLGLVVREVSRATGEGRHTTVVREMFPLEGGGYVADTPGLKAFSLWDVEPEELDAYFPEMRDLVAECEFSDCTHIHEPGCAVRRAVEEGRIHPERYQSYVRLRLELAQGLERVDLID
- a CDS encoding M23 family metallopeptidase, yielding MEAPSGQTGQEKPRLGWLEWVAQLGLLDFVVRAGSHILLVLLIALVAWGLRRADLDQLLRQGAAQAAQAAVESRPTPTPTTIASSWDTLPPLPTPLPSGVTRAALLHTIIPSRPRYEIIEYTVQPGDTVFGIAEKFGLKPETILWGNYDVLTDDPHRLRPGQVLRILPVDGTYYEWHAGDNFRAVAKYFGVDPQVIVDFPGNHLDPDTFDIDHPNLKPGTPLIIPGGQRQFVSWSAPQITRENPAVASILGPGACGEVYEGPIGTGTFIWPTTLHYLSGYDYSPAINHFGIDIAGKTGYPVYAVDNGVVVYAGWNDWGYGNVVVIDHGNGWQSLYAHLSVIRVACGQPVYQGDIIGNIGSTGRSSGPHLHFELRHAKYGKVNPWNFLP
- a CDS encoding CoA pyrophosphatase, which codes for MDWERLDEATIRQRLTQAKAYPPDDPYPPGLLRTPPRPAAVLIPFVRHQERWHLLFIHRAENPHDPHSGQVSFPGGRSEDGERPPETALRETEEELGISPRMVRLLGEMPHQRTISNYWITPLVGVLSWPVPLQPAAAEVTRVFLIPLAWLADPANREIRLRETPAGLPPFPIVYYRPYQGEIIWGATARMVLRLLDILRGQGQRPTLAPFQN
- the xpt gene encoding xanthine phosphoribosyltransferase, yielding MKILKERIRREGRHLGRGILKVDSFLNHQVDPHLIMACGAELARRFAHVQATKVLTAEISGITPAFATAYYLHLPMVFARKHKPVTMPDTVFLTLTPSHTKGRTVELMISPEYIHAHDRVLIIDDFLATGETLLGLVRLTEAAGAQVVGIGTVIEKTFEGGRDKLAALGVPVESLAQIAALEGERIVFADEK
- a CDS encoding peptidylprolyl isomerase, which codes for MIRDNDVVSLEYTLKVNGEVIDSSEGHGPIDFIQGQGHIIPGLEKELYGMAVGESKEVTIPPEEGYGQPNPEAFMEVPKGEFPPEIPLEPGVGIQLRDPNGQVFDAFIEEVGEETVRLNFNHPLAGKELHFQIKVVGIREATPEELAHGHVHHQ
- a CDS encoding septum formation inhibitor Maf translates to MHQAAGIVLASGSPRRRDLVTWLGFPVVGRAVDVDERRLPEESPARYVRRLAEQKARAGAIGAPAGWVVVGGDTAVVFQGRVLGKPRDGVEARHMLEALRGRPHQVLSGVAVYRPADEALWSTVVGTRVFMRAMSDAELEAYIASGDPMDKAGAYAIQNQDFHPVERIEGCYANVVGLPLCHLAQGLAALLGPPRHQVALQCQRAFGYNCPIHERVFPV